The Siniperca chuatsi isolate FFG_IHB_CAS linkage group LG7, ASM2008510v1, whole genome shotgun sequence genome includes a window with the following:
- the LOC122879045 gene encoding odorant receptor 131-2-like, with amino-acid sequence MLKYMADNNSMVGGESLIRKINDQVILVQVLVAVFLCINFLLITTFFMKDFFYTTTRYIFFANTLLSDCLILIVTNLLLNLSYFRVTMQMWLCLIMFTVSSLYNFVTPVTLTAMTLERYVAICMPLRHGELCSTRSSLHCILIIHGLSSVPCIVVLLVFFASVTHSFYKQYRVCSVEMFILHSWQRHLRSAISQFYFLIMCIIIVFSYVKIMKVAKAASGENKKSTWKGLRTVILHAFQLLLCLIQLWCPFIENAILQIDFMLYVNVRYFNYIMFSLAPRCLSPLIYGLRDEKFFLALKNYALCGFVKNKSLDVFHLTN; translated from the coding sequence ATGTTGAAATATATGGCTGATAATAACTCAATGGTTGGTGGTGAATCTTTAATTCGAAAAATCAATGACCAGGTGATTTTAGTTCAGGTTTTGGTAGCAGTTTTCCTTTGCATCAACTTTTTGCTGATTACAACCTTTTTTATGAAGGATTTCTTCTATACAACCACGCGGTACATCTTCTTTGCAAATACATtactgtctgattgtctgattTTAATTGTGACAAATCTCTTGCTTAACCTGAGCTATTTTCGCGTTACCATGCAGATGTGGTTGTGTCTCATTATGTTCACCGTGTCATCTCTGTACAATTTTGTCACACCAGTTACTCTGACTGCAATGACCTTGGAACGCTATGTAGCCATTTGCATGCCCCTGCGCCATGGAGAGCTGTGCTCCACACGCAGCTCTCTGCACTGCATCCTCATTATTCACGGCCTCAGCTCTGTACCCTGCATTGTAGTTCTCTTAGTGTTCTTTGCATCTGTCACCCATAGCTTTTACAAACAATACAGGGTCTGCTCTGTGGAGATGTTCATTTTGCACAGTTGGCAGAGGCATCTTAGATCAGCTATAAGCCAATTCTACTTCTTGATCATGTGTATCATCATTGTATTCTCCtatgttaaaataatgaaagtGGCCAAAGCTGCATCAGGAGAGAATAAAAAGTCAACATGGAAAGGGCTCAGAACAGTAATTCTTCATGCTttccagctgctgctctgtctcaTCCAGCTGTGGTGCCCATTCATAGAAAATGCTATACTTCAGATTGATTTCATGTTATATGTTAATGTCAGGTACTTTAACTACATAATGTTTAGTCTTGCTCCAAGATGTCTCAGTCCTCTCATTTATGGCCTCAGGGAtgaaaagttttttcttgcacTAAAAAACTATGCTCTCTGTGGCTTTGTCAAGAACAAATCTTTAGATGTATTtcatttgacaaattaa